In Humulus lupulus chromosome 7, drHumLupu1.1, whole genome shotgun sequence, the following are encoded in one genomic region:
- the LOC133788991 gene encoding uncharacterized protein LOC133788991 translates to MGLLGFLQILLNYFLHDLAWPLLALVYPLYCSVKAIEIKSLADSQKLNAYWIVLSLILLLELAVGTLLERLPFWTYIRLVIVCWLVIPHFDAAFYVYKHLLHPCFSIKPQILINCSDKQRESPLVGENKNQAEIKTNARENGSEVLENIGSKSNRTSSDVAVKDVKSAEAIKEEEITSAKQLRQAKPTHLPIENKNFVAAEIKQRVVHAAVRDFPETSASNVVHNKWTCLICKVTTETEKNKISHLKGKKHKAAYEALKANNMTSLLKAAPPPIPKKPGNVLKQKATASSQFSDKNKEEPENSTSGRSRRGRRKNKLGMEHGEDGKGTENSKPYKVPTKVKHRLKCTICNVECSGSISMQSHLRGRMHRAQLGLSKRV, encoded by the exons ATGGGTCTTCTTGGATTTCTTCAAATTCTTCTCAATTATTTTCTACATGATCTTGCATG GCCTCTACTTGCTTTGGTCTATCCTTT ATATTGTTCTGTTAAGGCAATTGAGATTAAATCCTTGGCAGATTCTCAAAAGTTGAATGCTTACTGGATTGTCCTCTCTTTGATTTTGCTTCTTGAACTTGCTGTAGGAACCCTCCTCGAAAg GTTACCATTTTGGACATACATTAGGCTAGTGATTGTTTGTTGGCTGGTGATACCTCACTTTGATGCTGCCTTTTATGTCTATAAACACCTTCTCCACCCTTGCTTCTCCATCAAGCCTCAAATTCTCATTAACTGCTCCGACAAACAGAGAGAGTCTCCGCTCGTCGGCGAAAACAAAAATCAAGCTGAGATAAAGACAAATGCAAGAGAGAATGGATCTGAAGTTCTTGAGAACATTGGTAGCAAA TCAAACAGGACAAGTTCTGATGTTGCAGTGAAAGATGTGAAATCTGCAGAGGCAATAAAGGAGGAGGAAATTACATCAGCTAAGCAA TTAAGGCAAGCTAAGCCGACTCATCTTCCAATAGAGAACAAGAACTTTGTAGCCGCAGAGATTAAACAAAGGGTTGTTCATGCTGCAGTTAGAGACTTTCCTGAGACGTCTGCTTCTAATGTAGTCCACAACAAGTGGACTTGCTTGATATGTAAGGTAACAACTGAAACTGAGAAAAATAAAATTTCCCATCTTAAAGGGAAAAAACACAAAGCTGCATATGAGGCACTGAAAGCAAATAACATGACATCTTTGCTCAAGGCTGCCCCACCTCCGATTCCGAAGAAACCTGGCAACGTTTTGAAACAGAAAGCAACTGCAAGCAGTCAGTTCAGTGATAAGAACAAAGAGGAGCCAGAGAATAGCACTTCTGGCAGAAGTCGTCGCGGTAGAAGGAAAAATAAACTTGGTATGGAACATGGGGAAGATGGGAAAGGCACTGAAAACAGTAAGCCATATAAAGTACCTACTAAGGTGAAACATCGTTTGAAGTGTACCATCTGTAATGTGGAGTGCAGTGGTTCAATTTCCATGCAATCCCATCTTAGAGGAAGAATGCACCGAGCTCAACTAGGGTTATCAAAACGAGTTTAG